Proteins encoded together in one Microbacterium sp. zg-Y625 window:
- a CDS encoding fructose 1,6-bisphosphatase translates to MATPRSIRPARPLTALALALAVTLPLVGCTPLLEAFNGAPSGGTESVSQVSVPSADPETAFESLFTDDGSVSLTSDVAEDLEVRLDVWAADPKRTREWMPMGEKTFGFAVNVYDHRVDDKAVLTQKRRVYISQIAITSQTAQSGGQVSTPFQFAADPRTLVPSDTLRSERGLLLNSYQGGLHVPETTINQLPPDTFGVTLQFQLSVWVEGSADDDTSFAQQTVYHQLPITIFPQAEAEADAETSTGSGAGGSSEGPTP, encoded by the coding sequence ATGGCTACCCCCCGCTCAATCCGTCCCGCCCGTCCGCTCACCGCGCTCGCCCTCGCGCTCGCCGTCACGCTGCCCCTGGTCGGGTGCACCCCGCTGCTCGAGGCGTTCAACGGCGCCCCGTCCGGCGGCACCGAGAGCGTGTCGCAGGTGTCGGTGCCCTCAGCAGACCCCGAGACCGCGTTCGAGTCGCTGTTCACCGACGACGGCTCCGTCTCGCTTACCTCCGACGTCGCCGAGGACCTCGAGGTGCGGCTCGACGTGTGGGCTGCCGATCCCAAGCGCACGCGCGAGTGGATGCCGATGGGGGAGAAGACCTTCGGCTTCGCCGTCAATGTGTACGACCACCGCGTCGACGACAAGGCCGTGCTCACCCAGAAGCGCCGCGTCTACATCTCGCAGATCGCGATCACCTCGCAGACCGCGCAGAGCGGAGGCCAGGTGTCGACGCCCTTCCAGTTCGCGGCCGACCCGCGCACGCTCGTGCCGAGCGACACGCTGCGCTCCGAGCGCGGGCTGCTGCTCAACAGCTACCAGGGCGGGCTGCACGTGCCCGAGACGACGATCAACCAGCTGCCGCCCGACACGTTCGGGGTGACCCTGCAGTTCCAGCTGTCGGTCTGGGTCGAGGGATCGGCCGACGACGACACGTCGTTCGCGCAGCAGACGGTCTACCACCAGCTCCCCATTACGATCTTCCCGCAGGCCGAGGCCGAGGCCGACGCCGAAACCAGCACCGGCTCCGGCGCCGGGGGCTCCAGCGAAGGCCCCACGCCGTGA
- a CDS encoding endonuclease/exonuclease/phosphatase family protein, with protein sequence MRVISYNLRKHRAAGELADLVERHSANVLCLQEAVTAELPAQIGGLKLAGSTHRNRLGLAVYYRANTFHALEARSMSLKKSLHDRVLKPAEERMLGVRLRDIDNNREFIVASFHAAPLTALNSLRRHQIKAALTELANLGESLPILMVGDYNYPVFKEHLGQRVREAGYELTLSDVRTYTRYKFFRGHYDFATSVGLDIERVTTLPQGRSDHLPILVTATPSAVARASEGAA encoded by the coding sequence ATGAGAGTGATCTCGTACAACCTGCGTAAACATCGTGCCGCCGGCGAGCTGGCGGACCTGGTCGAACGTCACAGCGCCAACGTGCTCTGCCTGCAGGAAGCGGTGACGGCGGAGCTGCCCGCGCAGATCGGCGGGCTGAAGCTGGCCGGCTCCACGCACCGCAATCGGCTGGGGCTGGCGGTCTACTACCGCGCCAACACCTTCCACGCCCTCGAGGCGCGGTCGATGTCGCTCAAGAAGTCGCTGCACGATCGGGTGCTGAAGCCCGCGGAGGAGCGCATGCTGGGCGTGCGCCTGCGCGACATCGACAACAACCGCGAGTTCATCGTCGCGTCGTTCCACGCCGCCCCGCTGACGGCGCTCAACTCGCTGCGCCGTCACCAGATCAAGGCGGCGCTGACGGAGCTCGCGAACCTCGGTGAATCGCTGCCGATCCTCATGGTCGGCGACTACAACTACCCGGTGTTCAAAGAGCACCTGGGCCAGCGGGTGCGCGAGGCGGGCTACGAGCTGACGCTCAGCGACGTGCGCACCTACACGCGGTACAAGTTCTTCCGTGGTCACTACGACTTCGCCACGTCGGTCGGCCTCGACATCGAGCGGGTCACGACGCTGCCGCAGGGCCGCAGCGACCACCTGCCGATCCTCGTGACGGCCACGCCGTCGGCGGTGGCGCGAGCCAGCGAAGGCGCCGCCTGA
- the truA gene encoding tRNA pseudouridine(38-40) synthase TruA yields MRIRLDIAYDGTHFRGWARQPQLRTVQGTIEEAITRILGGEPRLVVAGRTDAGVHATGQVAHLDLTDAQVARLQARRGRGDGVEGGADDSARVAALAGRIGGVLGQYPDVVVRRTSIAPEGFDARFSATSRRYEYRIADTVTGYDPLERHRTTTVRAGLDVTAMDAAARSLVGLHDFAAYCKPRDEATTIRTLLEFEWRRDGAGVLIAHVKADAFCHSMVRALVGACVAVGEGRLSPADVVELRDEGVRTSEFKVLAARGLTLTEVGYPADDLLAARAAQTRNRRDAE; encoded by the coding sequence GTGCGCATCCGTCTCGACATCGCCTACGACGGCACGCACTTTCGCGGGTGGGCCCGGCAGCCGCAGCTGCGCACCGTGCAGGGGACGATCGAAGAGGCGATCACGCGCATCCTCGGCGGCGAGCCGCGGCTCGTGGTGGCCGGACGCACGGATGCCGGCGTGCACGCGACCGGTCAGGTGGCGCACCTCGATCTGACCGACGCGCAGGTCGCCCGGCTGCAGGCCCGTCGCGGCCGCGGCGACGGCGTCGAGGGCGGCGCCGACGACTCCGCGCGCGTGGCGGCGCTCGCCGGCCGCATCGGGGGCGTGCTGGGCCAGTACCCCGACGTCGTGGTGCGCCGCACCAGCATCGCCCCGGAGGGATTCGACGCCCGGTTCTCGGCGACGAGCCGTCGCTACGAGTACCGCATCGCCGACACGGTCACCGGGTACGACCCGCTCGAGCGGCATCGCACGACCACGGTGCGCGCCGGCCTCGACGTGACGGCGATGGATGCCGCCGCGCGCTCGCTCGTCGGCCTTCACGACTTCGCGGCGTACTGCAAGCCGCGCGACGAGGCGACGACGATCCGCACGCTTCTCGAGTTCGAGTGGCGCCGCGACGGCGCCGGCGTGCTCATCGCACACGTGAAGGCGGACGCCTTCTGCCACAGCATGGTGCGCGCGCTCGTCGGGGCGTGCGTCGCGGTGGGGGAGGGACGCCTGAGCCCGGCCGACGTCGTCGAGCTGCGCGACGAGGGCGTGCGCACCAGCGAGTTCAAGGTGCTCGCCGCGCGCGGGCTCACGCTCACCGAGGTCGGGTATCCGGCCGATGACCTGCTCGCCGCCCGCGCCGCGCAGACCCGCAACCGCCGCGACGCCGAGTAG
- a CDS encoding glycosyltransferase family 2 protein, with protein MAYSGQRPSASTELSAPLPAGPSALADDFAAVLENATGHRSTIGCVIPAYNEEESISAVLQSLLAQTRVPDVIHVVVNNTTDATVKIASQFAGPHEITTDLGQQFTEVFVHDIGQNPDKKVGALNYGYALVEGYDYLLGVDGDTMADPHAVEYLETEAMSDSRIGGISAIYSIDDRPIKGLVAKFLIAGQRTQFAAFNLQNLLRGRNMAVLGGQLSIFSTTALRQVMTANHQTSPWVKDSEVEDSLLSLQIKSAGYLTKISPFARADVGGMTTLRGYDAQQVKWTYGSIELMWPGQRGDTKGQPFHPNLRLRWWENLGMLTNLFVRVAFLSLLAGSLSIGAFIFSPLWLIPPVVATLLNLRVAYSMKNRNGRDIAFAALLFPAEIFMWIRISHFLRSWTRFLSRKRVDNWAMQARAERGGGSAHWMPLVLLIAVIVAMGAIWSMLGPGVQSTILWIGWPVVGIVTVLQTLGMVFKLLRRHQGYAV; from the coding sequence CTGGCGTACAGCGGCCAGCGGCCGTCGGCATCCACCGAGCTGTCCGCTCCGCTGCCGGCCGGACCGTCGGCGCTCGCCGACGACTTCGCCGCGGTGCTCGAGAACGCGACGGGTCACCGCTCGACGATCGGCTGCGTGATCCCCGCCTACAACGAGGAGGAGTCGATCAGCGCGGTGCTGCAGTCGCTGCTCGCGCAGACGCGTGTGCCGGACGTGATCCACGTCGTCGTGAACAACACGACGGATGCCACGGTCAAGATCGCCTCCCAGTTCGCCGGCCCGCACGAGATCACGACCGATCTGGGTCAGCAGTTCACCGAGGTGTTCGTGCACGACATCGGTCAGAACCCCGACAAGAAGGTCGGCGCGCTGAACTACGGCTACGCGCTGGTCGAGGGGTACGACTACCTGCTGGGGGTCGACGGCGACACGATGGCCGACCCGCACGCCGTGGAGTACCTCGAGACCGAAGCGATGTCGGACTCGCGCATCGGCGGCATCTCGGCGATCTACTCGATCGATGACCGTCCCATCAAGGGGCTCGTGGCGAAGTTCCTCATCGCCGGTCAGCGCACCCAGTTCGCCGCCTTCAACCTGCAGAACCTGCTGCGGGGGCGCAACATGGCGGTGCTCGGGGGACAGCTCTCGATCTTCTCCACCACGGCCCTGCGGCAGGTGATGACGGCGAACCACCAGACGAGCCCCTGGGTGAAGGACAGCGAGGTCGAGGACTCGCTGCTGTCGCTGCAGATCAAGAGCGCCGGCTACCTCACCAAGATCAGCCCCTTCGCCCGCGCCGACGTCGGAGGCATGACCACCCTGCGCGGGTACGACGCCCAGCAGGTGAAGTGGACCTACGGATCGATCGAGCTCATGTGGCCAGGGCAGCGCGGCGACACCAAGGGGCAGCCGTTCCATCCGAACCTGCGGCTGCGCTGGTGGGAGAACCTCGGCATGCTGACGAATCTGTTCGTGCGCGTGGCCTTCTTGTCGCTGCTCGCCGGATCGCTGTCGATCGGCGCCTTCATCTTCTCGCCGCTGTGGCTGATCCCGCCGGTCGTCGCGACGCTGCTGAACCTGCGTGTCGCCTACTCGATGAAGAACCGCAACGGCCGCGACATCGCGTTCGCCGCGCTGCTCTTTCCCGCGGAGATCTTCATGTGGATCCGCATCAGCCACTTCCTGCGGTCGTGGACCCGGTTCCTCTCCCGTAAGAGGGTGGACAACTGGGCCATGCAGGCGCGCGCGGAGCGCGGCGGCGGCTCAGCCCACTGGATGCCACTCGTGCTGCTCATCGCGGTGATCGTCGCGATGGGCGCGATCTGGTCGATGCTGGGACCGGGGGTGCAGTCGACGATCCTGTGGATCGGCTGGCCGGTCGTCGGCATCGTCACGGTGCTGCAGACCCTCGGGATGGTGTTCAAGCTGCTGCGGCGCCACCAGGGCTACGCCGTCTGA